The genomic window TGTCTCAACCACAGACTCGGCGAAATTGCATTACGAGTAAAGATGCTCGTTACGCGCGGCAGGACGAAAAGACCCCGGGACCTTCACTATAGCTTGGTATTGGTGTTCGGTACGGTTTGTGTAGGATAGGTGGGAGACTGTGAAGCGGGCACGCCAGTGTTTGTGGAGTCATCGTTGAAATACCACTCTGATCGTATTGGACTTCTAACCTCGGACCATGATCTGGTTCAGGGACAGTGCCTGGTGGGTAGTTTAACTGGGGCGGTTGCCTCCTAAAATGTAACGGAGGCGCCCAAAGGTTCCCTCAGCCTGGTTGGCAATCAGGTGTCGAGTGCAAGTGCACAAGGGAGCTTGACTGTGAGAGCGACAGCTCGAGCAGGGACGAAAGTCGGGACTAGTGATCCGGCACCGGCAAGTGGAAGCGGTGTCGCTCAACGGATAAAAGGTACCCCGGGGATAACAGGCTGATCTTCCCCAAGAGTCCATATCGACGGGATGGTTTGGCACCTCGATGTCGGCTCGTCGCATCCTGGGGCTGGAGTAGGTCCCAAGGGTTGGGCTGTTCGCCCATTAAAGCGGCACGCGAGCTGGGTTTAGAACGTCGTGAGACAGTTCGGTCTCTATCCGCCGCGCGCGTCAGAAACTTGAGGAAGGCTGTCCCTAGTACGAGAGGACCGGGACGGACGAACCTCTGGTGTGCCAGTTGTTCCGCCAGGAGCACCGCTGGTTAGCTACGTTCGGAAGGGATAACCGCTGAAAGCATCTAAGCGGGAAGCCTGTTCCAAGATGAGGTTTCTCACCACCTTCGAGTGGTTAAGGCCCCCCACAGACCATGGGGTTGATAGGCCAGAACTGGAAGCCCGGTAACGGGTGTAGGTGACTGGTACTAATCGGCCGAGGACTTACCAACAAAGAAGCTACGCGTCCACTGTGCAGTATCTGAAACAACACACACTGATCCGTGTCCACGGGTTCGAGGTGGGGTTTCAGGGGCCGCAGGCCCCTGAGCATTTTCCCTCCCCTGGTGAACCTGGGACACGGAGTGTGGACAGTTTCATAGAGTTACGGCGGCCATAGCGGCAGGGAAACGCCCGGTCCCATTCCGAACCCGGAAGCTAAGCCTGCCAGCGCCGATGGTACTGCACTCGACAGGGTGTGGGAGAGTAGGACACCGCCGGAACATCCTTCACGAAAGCCCCCCAGCTGTGCTGGGGGGCTTTCGTCGTCTCTATAGCCGGATCTCCGAGAGCGGAATCGCTACCCCGTTCCCTGCAGGACGTGCGGTGGTATCGGCATCCGCAGCGATGATCGCCTCGTTCGGAACCAATGCGCAACTGATTCCATCCAGACACGATCCGGCATCGAATGCTACATGACCTCTCCGTTCTTCAACGGCCTCGCGGCAGGTCCGCGACAGCCGCCGAGCGGGGCGGTACCGCAGAGATTGCGTGAATGACCACTCAGCCGCTGGGAAGGTTTGCGATGGCAATCGAACGATCAGTACCACCGGTGTCCGCGGGCTCGAAGGGGCGCCACGACAACCGCATGCTGCGCGGTACCCTCCTCACCGCAGGACTGTTCGCTCTGTCCGCGTTCGGATTCGGCGTCATAGCGACGCCAACCTCGATGGCACAGGCCAATGAGAAGGGGCCGTTCAACTGCGAGGTCACCAAGGCGACGGTCGACATCGGGAACGACACGGAGGGTGAGGTTTTCACTGCTGTCTCGACCGAGATCGAATTCGCGGATGACCAGGACCCCCGATGTGATGCGGTGAAGGTACTCGGCGAAGTGAAGTACTCCGACGTCACGTTCACCAAAAAGGGCGACATTTGCGAAATAGCGGCATCGAAAGTCGTCGGGAACGGGAAAGACGATGACGGTGACAGAGACAGGGTCAGTGGTGGAAAAGGTTCGATCACCGTTCCGATCGGGGGCGGGCCGGCGAAGGTGAAGGTCGAGGTCACGACCACCGCGGACAGCGAGAACGGGGCAGGCACCATCCATGCTGAAGGGAAGGGCACCGGCATAAAACTGGAAACGTGTGACAGCAGCGGTGTTCCGGAGGCTGCCACGGTGACGGCGGAAGGTAAGGGCGGCTTCACTCCGAAGTCTTAGGCCGGATCTTATGTCGTGCGGCAAATGCCACGGCGTCCTAGCCCGACTCGCCGTGACCATGGCTCGCCACCACCGCCGCGTTTTCGCTGGGTGGCTGATCATGGTCGCCGTCGGGCTGGCCGGGTTGCCCCACCTGCTGGGATCGGTCCTGGCGCCGCCGATCGAGGTTTCCGGCTCCGAATCGCAACGGGCGAGCCGGCTCATGGCCGACAATCTGCCGACGCTCGGTGACGAAACGATGACCGTGGTGTTCCACTCATCCGTTCGCGAGACGGCTCATCCGATGTTCCGCGCGGCGATCACGGCCGCCACGAAGGCATTACGCCAAGAAGACGGCGTATCCGGCGTGCTGTTGATGCCGGTGGCCGGTGATCCCGACCGCAAGCTCGCATTGGCCGACACGCTTGAACCGCTGCGTCCGCTGTTTCATGACAAGCACACCGCATACCTGATGGTGGGTGCCACCGGCGACGACAGGCAACGCCAGGAACGCGCACCGCTGCTGCAAATCGCGGTCGATCGGGCGGCGCAGGCGGCATCGAACGGCGAGGTGCGGGCGTATCTGGTCGGTGTGTCCGCGTTCGGCCACCTAGTGCAGCAGATCGAGATCGCCGACCTGCTGCGAATCGAATTGATCGCCATTCCGCTCGCGATCGCGGTTCTGTGGTGGGGGTTGCGTGCAGCGGTGGCGGCGTTGGTGCCCGTGCTTGTCGCCGGCGCGTCCATCGTGACGACTCTGGGGTTGTTCTCTCTCCTGACCGGCGTTTTCACAGTGGACGGCATGCTGCTCGTCGGAGTAAACGCGCTCGGACTCGGCATCGGTATCGACTACGCCCTGTTCATCATGGGTCGCTACCGAGAGGAGCTGGCCGCTGGGGCAGCACCGGAACGTGCGATCGCCGTGGCGGCGGCCACGACCGGCCGCACAGTGCTGTATTCCGGACTGATCTTGCTACTGGCTTGCACCAGTCTGTTCATGGTCCGCTGGCACGTTTTCGCCCAGGCTGGAATCGGGACCATCGCGGTGATCGTCGTTACCACGCTGGCGGCGGTCACGTTGCTGCCCGCCGTTCTGGTTCGCGTGACTCCGTGGCTGGACTCGGCGGCTCCGGGGACCAACCGCAGGACGGGCCGGTTGGCACGCTGGGCAGAGCATCTGATGCGCCGCCCGTGGCCGTACGCGATCGGCGTCACTGCCGGATTGCTGTGTGCGGCAATACCGGTCAGTGATATGTCGATGGGTATCGACCTCGAACGCGACGCGATCGGCGGCACGCCGTACTTCGCCGGTCTCACCCTCGCCGAGAACGAGGTTCCCGGTTCGTCGGGAGCGATCGCCGTCCTGCTGTCCCGGCCGACCGACACCGCGGAGGTGGACAGCCGACAGCTGCAAGCGGCCCTGCGCGCTGACCCGGACGTCGTCGCGGTGACTGCCATGGACGACGGCGATGATGTCACGGCCATTCTCGTGTGGTCGAAGCAGTCGATCGACTCGCCGGCAGTCGTGGATCTGGTCCAGCGGATCCGCACGGACATCGTCCCCGCGAGTGCACCCAGCGGCGTCTCAACGCTGGTAGGAGGGCCGGGCGCGCTGGCTGCCGACATTCTGATCGAGACCTCGACGAAGCTCTGGTGGGTAATCGGTTACGTGCTGATCCTGATGTTCCTCGTGCTCGTCGTCGTACTGCGAAGTCTGCTATTGCCGGTGAAAGCGATCCTGATGAGCCTGCTCGCCACCGGCGCCGCCTACGGGCTCACCGTACTGGTGTTCGGGCACGGATCCGGCACGGCGGCGCTGTGGCCGCAGGTGCCGCTTATCGTATTCGTGCTGCTCTTCGGGCTATCCACCGATTACGAGTTGTTCTTGGTACGCCGCATCCAGGAGGAATACCAGGCCACGGGAGACAACCGTGGCTCGGTCGCGATCGGCCTGCAGCGCACGGCCATACCGATCTCACTGGCCGCGGTGATCCTTGTGGTCGGTTACGGCAGCCTGCTCGTCTCCCGCATCAACGGCCTGCAGGAATTCGGTTTCGCCATTGCCGCGGCCCTGATCATCGACGCCACGCTGATCCGGCTCGTCCTGGTGCCTGCGCTGATGCAGATCATGGGCCGCTGGAACTGGTGGCTTCCCTGGAGTCCCCGCCTGTCCGCACCCGCACGCGAGCCGAGTAGTGGCGCAAATAGATTTCCATCCAGATGCGCAGCGGCTCCGAATGCTAGGTGACGATTCCGGATGGTAGGTTCTGCCCGCAGTCGAATTCTTCGCCAGGCTTTGAG from Nocardia iowensis includes these protein-coding regions:
- a CDS encoding MMPL family transporter, which produces MARHHRRVFAGWLIMVAVGLAGLPHLLGSVLAPPIEVSGSESQRASRLMADNLPTLGDETMTVVFHSSVRETAHPMFRAAITAATKALRQEDGVSGVLLMPVAGDPDRKLALADTLEPLRPLFHDKHTAYLMVGATGDDRQRQERAPLLQIAVDRAAQAASNGEVRAYLVGVSAFGHLVQQIEIADLLRIELIAIPLAIAVLWWGLRAAVAALVPVLVAGASIVTTLGLFSLLTGVFTVDGMLLVGVNALGLGIGIDYALFIMGRYREELAAGAAPERAIAVAAATTGRTVLYSGLILLLACTSLFMVRWHVFAQAGIGTIAVIVVTTLAAVTLLPAVLVRVTPWLDSAAPGTNRRTGRLARWAEHLMRRPWPYAIGVTAGLLCAAIPVSDMSMGIDLERDAIGGTPYFAGLTLAENEVPGSSGAIAVLLSRPTDTAEVDSRQLQAALRADPDVVAVTAMDDGDDVTAILVWSKQSIDSPAVVDLVQRIRTDIVPASAPSGVSTLVGGPGALAADILIETSTKLWWVIGYVLILMFLVLVVVLRSLLLPVKAILMSLLATGAAYGLTVLVFGHGSGTAALWPQVPLIVFVLLFGLSTDYELFLVRRIQEEYQATGDNRGSVAIGLQRTAIPISLAAVILVVGYGSLLVSRINGLQEFGFAIAAALIIDATLIRLVLVPALMQIMGRWNWWLPWSPRLSAPAREPSSGANRFPSRCAAAPNAR